From Corvus moneduloides isolate bCorMon1 chromosome 4, bCorMon1.pri, whole genome shotgun sequence, one genomic window encodes:
- the OPTN gene encoding optineurin isoform X2, translated as MSSKLKDCPAENGEHSKSKMENGVDSMAAPALNTYTPEEMLQQMKELITENNELKEAMKLHNQAMKDRYEELSTWREKQKEEREFYELKFKEAKQCLQAKCIENEQLQQQLQSLKEREEGAEMEGCMAPEKEVRQLKSQVQRLQAEKADLLAIISELQVKLNISAEDSFVEIGMNEGEINRTAKEHQENSGEMPSNDAVYMSKSADESKNLESEELTVSQLLCCLRNETQKREKLEKELQDHKERLSKLEEETRSCLESGTQTEQEEESSEAVGSEVETLNLQVCALFKELQEAHEKLTEAELIQKKLQEKCQVLERKSLAAASELEEKQQLIYTIKKLELQVESIQAEVKLEQAKTHEEKARYNNLQDSYSKLLPELTEAMKKIDEMKLKELNKVDKDVVEQLTAKVELAEQALAAKQLQIDEMKQLIAKQEEDLETMSVLRAQMEVYCSDFHAERAAREKIHEEKEQLAVQLAYLLKEQQNLEDLSRTSLAEMQSRHGARMPDREHSPHLVQRGTNSQDWQEQQNISVYSCPKCEEILPDLDTLQIHVMDCIN; from the exons ATGTCCAGCAAGTTGAAGGACTGTCCTGCTGAAAATGGAGAGCATTCCAAgagtaaaatggaaaatggagtGGACAGcatggctgccccagcccttaACACCTACACCCCAGAAGAGATGTTGCAGCAGATGAAAGAATTAATCACTGAGAACAATGAGTTAAAAG AAGCCATGAAGTTGCACAACCAAGCTATGAAGGACCGTTATGAGGAACTTTCCACctggagagagaagcagaaagaagaacGAGAATTTTATGAGTTAAAGTTTAAGGAGGCAAAGCAGTGCTTGCAGGCCAAGTGCATTGAAAACGAACAGCTACAGCAGCAACTTCAGAGcttaaaggaaagagaagaaggagctGAAATG GAGGGCTGCATGGCTCCTGAGAAGGAAGTGAGGCAGCTGAAGTCCCAGGTGCAGCGGCTCCAGGCTGAGAAGGCAGATCTGCTCGCCAtcatttcagagctgcaggTCAAGCTGAACATCTCAGCAGAGGATTCCTTTGTGGAGATTGGGATGAAC gAAGGGGAAATAAATAGAACTGCAAAGGAACATCAAGAGAATAGTGGTGAAATGCCCAGTAATGATGCTGTCTACAT GAGCAAATCTGCTGATGAATCTAAGAATTTGGAGTCTGAGGAGCTAACTGTgagccagctgctctgctgccttaGAAATGAAACtcagaagagggaaaaactTGAGAAGGAACTGCAGGATCACAAAGAGAG actgtcaaagctggaggaggaaacCAGAAGCTGCCTGGAGAGTGGGACACAAACTGAACAGGAAGAAGAGAGTTCAGAAGCT gTTGGCAGTGAAGTAGAAACCCTGAACCTGCAAGTTTGTGCTCTGTTTAAAGAGCTCCAGGAAGCCCATGAGAAGTTAACAGAAGCAGAATTGATTCAGAAGAAACTTCAAGAAAA GTGCCAGGtactggaaaggaaaagcttgGCTGCTGCATCAGAAttggaggagaagcagcagctaaTATATACCATCAAGAAGCTGGAACTTCAGGTGGAGAGTATACAGGCAGAGGTCAAGCTGGAACAAGCCAAGACACATGAAGAAAA GGCAAGATACAATAACCTCCAGGATTCATATAGCAAACTCCTTCCAGAACTCACTGaggcaatgaaaaaaattgatgAAATGAAACTCAAAGAG CTGAACAAAGTGGATAAAGATGTGGTGGAACAACTGACAGCAAAGGTGGAGTTGGCAGAACAAGCCCTTGCTGCAAAGCAGCTCCAGATAGATGAAATGAAGCAGCTAATTGCTAAGCAAGAGGAGGACCTTGAAACTATGTCTGTGCTCCGTGCTCAG ATGGAGGTTTATTGTTCTGATTTCCATGCTGAGAGGGCAGCGAGAGAGAAGATCcatgaggagaaggagcagtTGGCTGTCCAGCTGGCATACCTGctaaaagaacagcaaaacctTGAGGATCTTAGCCG AACCTCTCTGGCAGAGATGCAGAGTCGCCACGGAGCCAGGATGCCGGATCGGGAGCACTCGCCTCACCTTGTCCAAAGAG GAACCAATAGTCAAGACTGGCAAGAGCAgcagaatatttcagtttattcaTGTCCTAAATGTGAAGAAATTCTACCTGATTTGGACACTCTGCAGATTCACGTTATGGACTGCATTAACTGA
- the OPTN gene encoding optineurin isoform X1, which translates to MSSKLKDCPAENGEHSKSKMENGVDSMAAPALNTYTPEEMLQQMKELITENNELKEAMKLHNQAMKDRYEELSTWREKQKEEREFYELKFKEAKQCLQAKCIENEQLQQQLQSLKEREEGAEMEGCMAPEKEVRQLKSQVQRLQAEKADLLAIISELQVKLNISAEDSFVEIGMNEGEINRTAKEHQENSGEMPSNDAVYIRSKSADESKNLESEELTVSQLLCCLRNETQKREKLEKELQDHKERLSKLEEETRSCLESGTQTEQEEESSEAVGSEVETLNLQVCALFKELQEAHEKLTEAELIQKKLQEKCQVLERKSLAAASELEEKQQLIYTIKKLELQVESIQAEVKLEQAKTHEEKARYNNLQDSYSKLLPELTEAMKKIDEMKLKELNKVDKDVVEQLTAKVELAEQALAAKQLQIDEMKQLIAKQEEDLETMSVLRAQMEVYCSDFHAERAAREKIHEEKEQLAVQLAYLLKEQQNLEDLSRTSLAEMQSRHGARMPDREHSPHLVQRGTNSQDWQEQQNISVYSCPKCEEILPDLDTLQIHVMDCIN; encoded by the exons ATGTCCAGCAAGTTGAAGGACTGTCCTGCTGAAAATGGAGAGCATTCCAAgagtaaaatggaaaatggagtGGACAGcatggctgccccagcccttaACACCTACACCCCAGAAGAGATGTTGCAGCAGATGAAAGAATTAATCACTGAGAACAATGAGTTAAAAG AAGCCATGAAGTTGCACAACCAAGCTATGAAGGACCGTTATGAGGAACTTTCCACctggagagagaagcagaaagaagaacGAGAATTTTATGAGTTAAAGTTTAAGGAGGCAAAGCAGTGCTTGCAGGCCAAGTGCATTGAAAACGAACAGCTACAGCAGCAACTTCAGAGcttaaaggaaagagaagaaggagctGAAATG GAGGGCTGCATGGCTCCTGAGAAGGAAGTGAGGCAGCTGAAGTCCCAGGTGCAGCGGCTCCAGGCTGAGAAGGCAGATCTGCTCGCCAtcatttcagagctgcaggTCAAGCTGAACATCTCAGCAGAGGATTCCTTTGTGGAGATTGGGATGAAC gAAGGGGAAATAAATAGAACTGCAAAGGAACATCAAGAGAATAGTGGTGAAATGCCCAGTAATGATGCTGTCTACAT CAGGAGCAAATCTGCTGATGAATCTAAGAATTTGGAGTCTGAGGAGCTAACTGTgagccagctgctctgctgccttaGAAATGAAACtcagaagagggaaaaactTGAGAAGGAACTGCAGGATCACAAAGAGAG actgtcaaagctggaggaggaaacCAGAAGCTGCCTGGAGAGTGGGACACAAACTGAACAGGAAGAAGAGAGTTCAGAAGCT gTTGGCAGTGAAGTAGAAACCCTGAACCTGCAAGTTTGTGCTCTGTTTAAAGAGCTCCAGGAAGCCCATGAGAAGTTAACAGAAGCAGAATTGATTCAGAAGAAACTTCAAGAAAA GTGCCAGGtactggaaaggaaaagcttgGCTGCTGCATCAGAAttggaggagaagcagcagctaaTATATACCATCAAGAAGCTGGAACTTCAGGTGGAGAGTATACAGGCAGAGGTCAAGCTGGAACAAGCCAAGACACATGAAGAAAA GGCAAGATACAATAACCTCCAGGATTCATATAGCAAACTCCTTCCAGAACTCACTGaggcaatgaaaaaaattgatgAAATGAAACTCAAAGAG CTGAACAAAGTGGATAAAGATGTGGTGGAACAACTGACAGCAAAGGTGGAGTTGGCAGAACAAGCCCTTGCTGCAAAGCAGCTCCAGATAGATGAAATGAAGCAGCTAATTGCTAAGCAAGAGGAGGACCTTGAAACTATGTCTGTGCTCCGTGCTCAG ATGGAGGTTTATTGTTCTGATTTCCATGCTGAGAGGGCAGCGAGAGAGAAGATCcatgaggagaaggagcagtTGGCTGTCCAGCTGGCATACCTGctaaaagaacagcaaaacctTGAGGATCTTAGCCG AACCTCTCTGGCAGAGATGCAGAGTCGCCACGGAGCCAGGATGCCGGATCGGGAGCACTCGCCTCACCTTGTCCAAAGAG GAACCAATAGTCAAGACTGGCAAGAGCAgcagaatatttcagtttattcaTGTCCTAAATGTGAAGAAATTCTACCTGATTTGGACACTCTGCAGATTCACGTTATGGACTGCATTAACTGA